In Rutidosis leptorrhynchoides isolate AG116_Rl617_1_P2 chromosome 2, CSIRO_AGI_Rlap_v1, whole genome shotgun sequence, one genomic interval encodes:
- the LOC139891666 gene encoding uncharacterized protein isoform X2, which produces MKEFKKVTKISLQPCFPLQDEDVYEEVAPDNDEGDKNDLLAVVEYVDDAWCQYRKQEATKKNYYCLWIYFHVLGQLENLSGT; this is translated from the exons ATGAAAGAATTCAAGAAGGTCACCAAGATAAGTCTGCAACCATGCTTCCCTCTCCAG GATGAAGACGTCTATGAGGAAGTAGCCCCAGACAATGATGAAGGTGATAAGAATGATCTACTTGCTGTCGTTGAGTATGTCGATGATGCTTGGTGCCAATACCGGAAACAAGAG GCAACAAAAAAAAACTATTATTGCctatggatatattttcatgtcttGGGACAGCTTGAAAACCTATCAGGAACATGA
- the LOC139891666 gene encoding uncharacterized protein isoform X3 — protein MMKVIRMIYLLSLSMSMMLGANTGNKRQQKKTIIAYGYIFMSWDSLKTYQEHECYCMLLFVIKIQRRSHHQKRAAAS, from the exons ATGATGAAGGTGATAAGAATGATCTACTTGCTGTCGTTGAGTATGTCGATGATGCTTGGTGCCAATACCGGAAACAAGAG GCAACAAAAAAAAACTATTATTGCctatggatatattttcatgtcttGGGACAGCTTGAAAACCTATCAGGAACATGAGT GCTATTGTATGTTGTTATTTGTCATAAAGATTCAACGTCGCTCTCACCATCAAAAAAGGGCTGCAGCCTCATAG
- the LOC139891666 gene encoding monocopper oxidase-like protein SKU5 isoform X1, with protein sequence MGFLNFSSTNFQRAAGGYGGIIVNNRDVTVVPFGTSNGDITLAIGDWFVRSHKVIRIRKKLSDSLSELVAGNRFWILVLVGTGVGLTICLTRRTLMF encoded by the exons ATGGGTTTTTTGAATTTTTCTTCAACAAATTTTCAACGGGCTGCAGGTGGATATGGCGGAATCATTGTTAACAATCGAGATGTTACTGTGGTACCATTTGGAACGTCAAATGGAGACATTACATTGGCTATTGGTGACTGGTTTGTAAGAAGTCATAAG gtgataaggataaggaagaagctcagtgatagtttatctgagctggttgctggtaatcg gttttggatcttagtgctggtagggacgggagtcgggctgacgatatgtttgacaagacgaactctgatgttttaa